A single Flavobacterium sp. 1 DNA region contains:
- a CDS encoding geranylgeranyl reductase family protein: MKSFDVAIIGSGPAGASAAFELSKSGISTVIIEKETLPRYKTCGGGLVFRGLKMMPFDISAVVEKKFYSMDIYFSKKYPHITTKREEPIVSMVMRDTFDNLIVEKAKDNGVTLLQNHKVLDITFGEIQTIHTTEGDVTAKFIIAADGALSPTAKIAGWKETRTIIPALEYEVEVPAADFERLSQDVRFDIDAIPYGYGWCFPKKNHLSIGVGVIVKTNRKINLKQYYADYLKKLGITEILNETGHGFVVPVAPRTDSFVQKNVFLTGDAAGLADPLVAEGISNAILSGVQAAQAIIESNLNSEKATALYIEKLQTTILPEIEKGRILAHHFYHKKSFRNIILKKYGQYAAEAMTDLFMGERTYPKDYIASISKKIKEAIFKK, encoded by the coding sequence ATGAAATCATTTGATGTAGCTATTATTGGCAGTGGTCCTGCAGGTGCTTCAGCAGCTTTTGAATTATCCAAATCAGGAATCTCTACAGTTATAATTGAAAAAGAAACTCTGCCAAGATATAAAACATGTGGCGGCGGTCTCGTTTTTAGAGGCTTAAAAATGATGCCATTTGATATTTCAGCTGTAGTTGAAAAAAAGTTTTATTCCATGGATATTTACTTTTCCAAAAAATATCCGCATATAACCACTAAAAGAGAAGAACCGATCGTGAGCATGGTGATGCGAGATACTTTTGACAATTTAATAGTAGAAAAAGCCAAAGATAATGGGGTTACATTATTACAGAATCATAAAGTATTAGACATCACTTTTGGAGAAATTCAAACGATTCATACAACTGAAGGTGATGTTACCGCCAAATTCATTATAGCTGCGGACGGCGCATTAAGTCCTACAGCAAAAATAGCTGGTTGGAAAGAAACGAGAACAATAATTCCGGCATTGGAATATGAAGTAGAAGTTCCAGCGGCTGATTTTGAACGATTGTCTCAAGATGTCCGTTTTGATATTGATGCTATACCTTATGGATATGGATGGTGTTTTCCTAAAAAAAATCATCTTTCAATTGGGGTTGGGGTTATTGTAAAGACCAATAGAAAAATCAATCTTAAACAATATTACGCTGACTACTTAAAAAAACTGGGGATTACCGAAATACTTAATGAAACTGGGCATGGCTTTGTCGTTCCGGTAGCCCCAAGAACGGATTCTTTTGTGCAAAAAAATGTTTTTTTAACAGGAGACGCCGCTGGTTTAGCGGATCCGTTAGTAGCAGAAGGTATATCGAATGCCATTTTGAGCGGTGTACAAGCAGCCCAAGCCATCATAGAAAGTAATTTGAATTCTGAAAAAGCAACAGCATTGTACATTGAAAAACTGCAAACAACAATTTTACCAGAAATTGAAAAAGGCAGAATACTGGCACATCATTTCTATCATAAAAAAAGCTTTAGAAATATTATTTTAAAAAAATACGGTCAGTATGCCGCCGAAGCTATGACTGATTTATTTATGGGAGAAAGAACATATCCTAAAGATTATATAGCAAGCATCAGTAAAAAAATCAAAGAGGCAATTTTTAAAAAATAA
- the uvrB gene encoding excinuclease ABC subunit UvrB → MNFQVISEYKPKGDQPQAIEKLTQGVLDGEQFQTLLGVTGSGKTFTVANVIQEIQRPTLILAHNKTLAAQLYSEFKQFFPNNAVEYFVSYYDYYQPEAFMPVTGVFIEKDLSINEELEKMRLSTTSSLLSGRRDIIVVASVSCIYGIGNPVEFQKNVIAVERNQMISRTKLLKSLVQSLYSRTEADFTPGNFRIKGDTVEVYPSYADDGFRIHFFGDEIEEIESFDVKTSKVIERYEKLTIYPANMFVTSPDVLQSAIWEIQQDLVKQVDYFKEIGKHLEAKRLEERTNFDLEMIRELGYCSGIENYSRYLDGREAGTRPFCLLDYFPKDYLMVVDESHVTVSQVHAMYGGDRSRKENLVEYGFRLPAAMDNRPLKFEEFEAMQNQVIYVSATPADYELQKCDGVYVEQVIRPTGLLDPIIEIRPSLNQIDDLIEEIQQRCELDERVLVTTLTKRMAEELAKYLTKVSIRCRYIHSDVDTLERIEIMQDLRKGIFDVLIGVNLLREGLDLPEVSLVAILDADKEGFLRSHRSLTQTIGRAARNLNGKAIMYADKITASMQKTIDETNYRRTKQINFNTENNIVPQALNKKIESAFTNNKLVEYELGHIMNAAAEPETSYMSKPDLEKLIREKRKSMEKEAKDLDFMQAAKLRDEIKALQGKL, encoded by the coding sequence ATGAATTTCCAAGTTATATCCGAATACAAGCCAAAAGGAGATCAACCGCAAGCCATTGAAAAATTAACTCAAGGTGTGCTGGATGGCGAACAATTCCAAACGCTGCTTGGAGTTACTGGCTCCGGAAAAACTTTTACAGTGGCCAATGTCATTCAAGAGATACAGCGTCCTACTTTAATTTTGGCTCACAACAAAACTTTGGCTGCGCAATTGTACTCAGAGTTTAAGCAGTTTTTTCCCAATAATGCCGTAGAGTATTTCGTATCCTATTACGATTATTACCAGCCCGAAGCTTTTATGCCGGTCACAGGCGTTTTCATTGAGAAGGATTTATCCATCAATGAAGAGTTGGAAAAAATGCGTTTAAGCACTACCTCTTCCCTGCTTTCTGGCCGGAGAGACATAATAGTTGTGGCTTCTGTTTCCTGCATTTATGGTATTGGTAATCCCGTAGAATTTCAAAAGAACGTAATTGCCGTAGAGAGAAACCAAATGATTTCCCGAACCAAATTATTAAAAAGTTTGGTTCAAAGTTTATATTCCAGAACCGAAGCCGATTTTACTCCTGGAAATTTTCGCATAAAAGGAGATACTGTTGAAGTATATCCAAGTTATGCTGATGACGGCTTCCGAATTCACTTTTTTGGAGATGAAATCGAAGAAATAGAAAGTTTTGATGTAAAAACGTCCAAAGTTATTGAGAGATATGAAAAGCTGACAATTTACCCAGCCAATATGTTTGTAACTTCTCCAGATGTATTGCAAAGTGCCATTTGGGAAATTCAGCAGGATTTGGTTAAGCAAGTTGATTATTTTAAAGAAATTGGCAAACATCTTGAGGCCAAACGCTTGGAAGAACGAACAAATTTCGACTTAGAAATGATTCGGGAATTAGGTTATTGCTCCGGAATTGAGAATTACTCCCGCTACCTCGATGGTAGAGAAGCTGGAACCCGCCCCTTTTGTTTATTGGATTATTTCCCAAAAGATTATTTAATGGTTGTTGACGAAAGCCACGTAACGGTTTCGCAGGTGCACGCCATGTATGGAGGTGACCGCAGCCGTAAGGAAAACTTGGTGGAATACGGTTTTCGCTTACCGGCCGCTATGGACAATCGCCCTTTGAAATTTGAAGAGTTCGAAGCCATGCAAAACCAAGTTATTTATGTTTCGGCAACTCCTGCTGATTATGAATTACAAAAATGTGATGGCGTATATGTAGAACAAGTAATACGCCCAACGGGTTTATTGGATCCAATTATAGAAATCCGTCCGAGCCTGAATCAAATTGATGATTTGATTGAGGAAATTCAGCAGCGATGTGAACTAGACGAACGGGTTTTGGTGACAACTTTGACCAAAAGAATGGCTGAAGAGCTAGCCAAATATTTAACTAAAGTAAGCATTCGCTGCCGTTACATCCACTCCGATGTTGATACTTTAGAGCGAATAGAAATCATGCAGGATTTACGAAAAGGAATATTTGATGTGCTGATTGGGGTGAACTTATTGCGTGAAGGATTGGATTTACCAGAAGTTTCATTGGTTGCCATACTTGATGCAGATAAAGAAGGATTCTTGAGAAGCCACCGTTCATTGACTCAAACCATTGGACGTGCAGCGAGAAACCTGAATGGGAAAGCAATTATGTATGCAGACAAAATTACTGCCAGCATGCAAAAAACAATTGACGAAACCAATTACAGAAGAACAAAGCAAATCAATTTCAATACAGAAAATAATATAGTTCCTCAAGCTTTAAACAAAAAGATTGAGAGTGCCTTTACCAATAACAAATTGGTAGAATACGAATTGGGACACATTATGAATGCTGCAGCCGAGCCTGAAACTTCCTATATGTCAAAACCTGATTTGGAAAAACTCATTCGCGAAAAACGAAAATCCATGGAAAAAGAGGCAAAAGATCTGGACTTCATGCAAGCTGCAAAACTAAGGGATGAGATTAAAGCTTTGCAAGGAAAACTTTAA
- a CDS encoding YdiU family protein, protein MKLHIQNNFTAELPADPSEINIPRQVEKACFSYVEPKKPSNASLIHASAEVANLLGLSQEDTVSDDFLNIFSGNTVYPGTRPYAMPYAGHQFGNWAGQLGDGRAINLTEVTHNDTSYTLQLKGAGPTPYSRTADGFAVLRSSIREHLCAEAMHYLGVPTTRSLSLMLSGDQVLRDILYNGNPAYEKGAIVCRTAPSFIRFGNFELFASRNDLATLQLLADYTIKHHFPEIKSEGKEKYLAFFQEVSRTTLDMIVHWQRVGFVHGVMNTDNMSIHGITIDYGPYGWLEDYDPNWTPNTTDRQYKRYRFGNQPNIALWNLYQLANALFPLINDTKPLETILNAFSSDYQKDYLNMMRNKLGFSLIQEEDIILIESLTELLQLAETDMTIFFRNLSSVQKLDSAEAAFEKIKEAFYNEKDIIESVLNNWYTWLEHYKNRIDEEVFTDAERKKQMNTVNPKYVLRNYMAQLCIDDADKGNYSLLNELFELLKKPYDEQPDSQKWFAKRPDWARDKVGCSMLSCSS, encoded by the coding sequence ATGAAACTGCATATTCAAAATAATTTTACTGCCGAATTGCCTGCCGATCCAAGTGAAATCAATATTCCGAGACAGGTGGAGAAAGCATGTTTTTCGTATGTTGAACCGAAGAAACCTTCAAACGCTTCTTTGATTCATGCGTCGGCTGAAGTTGCTAATTTGTTAGGACTCTCTCAAGAAGATACAGTGTCGGATGATTTTTTAAATATTTTTTCGGGAAATACTGTTTATCCGGGAACTCGCCCGTATGCTATGCCTTATGCAGGACATCAGTTTGGGAATTGGGCTGGGCAATTGGGAGACGGTCGTGCCATTAACCTAACCGAAGTTACGCATAATGATACGTCTTATACACTGCAGCTGAAAGGAGCAGGACCTACGCCTTATTCCCGCACAGCTGATGGTTTTGCAGTTTTGCGTTCTTCGATACGGGAACATTTGTGTGCCGAAGCCATGCATTATTTGGGTGTCCCAACGACTCGTTCGCTTTCATTAATGCTTTCAGGGGATCAGGTGCTGCGCGATATTCTCTATAATGGAAATCCTGCTTATGAGAAAGGAGCCATCGTTTGCAGAACAGCGCCATCGTTTATTCGTTTCGGTAATTTTGAATTGTTTGCTTCCAGAAATGATCTTGCTACGCTTCAATTACTGGCAGATTATACTATAAAACATCATTTTCCTGAGATTAAAAGTGAAGGAAAGGAGAAGTATCTTGCTTTTTTTCAAGAGGTTTCTAGAACTACTTTAGATATGATTGTTCATTGGCAGCGTGTTGGTTTTGTTCATGGCGTCATGAATACCGATAATATGTCGATACACGGAATTACAATAGATTATGGACCTTATGGATGGCTGGAAGATTACGACCCAAATTGGACTCCAAATACAACAGACAGGCAGTATAAAAGATACCGATTTGGCAATCAGCCTAATATTGCTTTGTGGAATTTATACCAATTAGCTAATGCTTTGTTTCCTTTAATTAATGACACCAAACCGCTTGAAACGATCTTGAATGCTTTTAGCAGCGATTATCAAAAAGATTATTTAAATATGATGCGGAATAAGCTTGGTTTCAGTCTGATTCAGGAGGAAGATATTATTTTAATTGAAAGTCTGACCGAACTGCTTCAACTGGCAGAAACGGATATGACTATTTTTTTTAGAAACTTGAGCAGTGTTCAGAAATTGGATTCAGCAGAAGCAGCATTTGAAAAAATTAAAGAAGCTTTTTATAACGAAAAGGATATAATAGAATCAGTTTTAAATAATTGGTACACTTGGTTAGAACATTATAAAAACAGGATCGATGAAGAAGTATTTACTGATGCAGAAAGAAAGAAACAGATGAATACTGTAAATCCTAAATATGTACTGCGCAATTATATGGCACAATTGTGTATTGATGATGCCGATAAAGGAAATTATTCGTTATTGAACGAACTGTTTGAATTGCTTAAAAAGCCTTATGATGAACAGCCTGATAGTCAGAAATGGTTTGCCAAAAGACCTGATTGGGCTAGGGATAAGGTTGGCTGTTCTATGCTAAGCTGCAGTTCTTAA
- a CDS encoding DUF1456 family protein, which yields MTNNDIFKKLRVALMLRDDQIVEILELVDFRISKSELGAFFRDEKHENYMECGDQVLRNFLNGLVIHLRGTKENPKNPTDVLAKHKAEIPKKETSKDRPEFKAKPKDAEKSRGDQSPSKSASGTKKPSKKEFPKGNGKTSVVEKVKYNFGKNKKS from the coding sequence ATGACAAATAACGATATATTCAAAAAACTTCGAGTGGCATTGATGTTGCGCGATGACCAAATAGTAGAGATTTTAGAATTGGTAGATTTTAGAATTTCAAAATCAGAATTGGGTGCTTTTTTTCGTGATGAAAAACACGAAAACTACATGGAATGCGGCGATCAAGTGTTGCGCAATTTTCTAAACGGATTGGTAATTCACTTGAGAGGAACCAAAGAAAACCCTAAAAACCCTACTGATGTTTTGGCTAAGCACAAAGCAGAAATTCCGAAGAAAGAAACTTCAAAAGACAGACCTGAATTTAAGGCTAAACCAAAAGACGCAGAAAAATCCAGAGGAGATCAAAGTCCTTCAAAATCGGCTTCGGGCACTAAAAAACCTAGTAAAAAAGAATTCCCAAAAGGAAACGGAAAAACATCGGTAGTCGAAAAAGTAAAATACAATTTTGGCAAAAACAAAAAATCCTAA
- a CDS encoding cellulase family glycosylhydrolase has translation MKKKYVLMLGIILCACSKDEVAEVNQTNAAENTLEIENTAVSSHSLTAKVGAASIAGVNWADGRDNFVDGWVIISGLASGDSYATVAAKTDAVLNGFTSKISGVNTIRIPINPPSVADSWWASYQGVIDKATSKGWKVIIACWESSSSKDGIIDNTTAFWSMWNTVVTKYQSNGNVYFEPFNEPHGYTLSQLTGIYAQFLSNYPNVPRGRIILDGTGYSDNVTGVGADSRFNSCLLGLHNYAFWATRSVTQWRADWRSRIGSYGSRTVITEFGATMNSGKDYQNGNQSDNEIAYIVATSDVCRTDNIASVYWPGLRDGDSYSLFNRGGSGTNISINTVNSSGIFRVRYGWGEN, from the coding sequence ATGAAAAAAAAGTATGTACTTATGTTAGGCATCATTTTATGTGCTTGCTCAAAAGATGAAGTTGCGGAAGTTAATCAGACTAATGCAGCAGAGAATACCCTTGAGATTGAAAATACGGCGGTAAGCAGTCATTCTTTAACTGCCAAGGTTGGAGCGGCATCGATTGCAGGGGTAAATTGGGCAGATGGACGGGATAATTTTGTAGATGGCTGGGTTATTATCTCAGGATTGGCCTCAGGAGACTCTTATGCTACAGTTGCAGCGAAAACAGATGCCGTTTTAAATGGTTTTACAAGTAAAATAAGCGGGGTCAATACGATACGCATTCCAATTAATCCACCTTCAGTAGCAGATAGCTGGTGGGCTAGTTATCAAGGGGTAATTGATAAAGCGACCAGTAAAGGCTGGAAAGTAATTATTGCCTGTTGGGAGTCTTCATCCTCAAAGGATGGTATCATTGATAACACAACAGCTTTTTGGAGTATGTGGAATACAGTAGTAACTAAATATCAAAGTAATGGGAATGTATATTTTGAACCATTCAACGAGCCCCATGGATACACTTTATCCCAACTAACAGGTATTTATGCTCAATTTCTTTCTAATTATCCAAATGTTCCAAGAGGAAGAATAATCTTGGATGGAACAGGATATTCTGATAATGTTACAGGAGTCGGAGCCGATAGCCGTTTTAATAGCTGTTTACTTGGATTGCATAATTATGCTTTTTGGGCCACCAGATCTGTTACTCAATGGAGAGCGGATTGGCGCAGCAGGATAGGGAGTTATGGCAGCCGCACTGTGATTACTGAATTTGGTGCCACGATGAACTCAGGTAAAGATTATCAAAATGGAAATCAGTCTGATAATGAAATTGCCTATATAGTTGCAACCAGCGATGTATGCAGAACAGATAATATTGCCAGTGTCTATTGGCCAGGTTTAAGAGATGGTGATTCCTATAGTTTATTTAACAGAGGTGGCAGCGGGACTAACATTTCCATTAACACAGTTAATAGTTCCGGTATATTCCGCGTAAGATACGGTTGGGGTGAGAATTAA
- the rlmF gene encoding 23S rRNA (adenine(1618)-N(6))-methyltransferase RlmF has translation MKSIKNTEKTTLHPRNLHRFGYNFELLTQNNPELGKFVFVNKHDIETIDFSDPQAVKTLNQTLLQTDYGIQNWDIPKDYLCPPIPGRADYIHYIADLLALSNKGKIPEGENVLGLDIGVGSNCIYPIIGNAVYGWNFVGTDIDTKAIENCSKIIETNPKLIDAISLQQQTESRFIFKNIITSEDRFTFIICNPPFHNSAEEAQKSATRKVNNLNPKAQKTDKPVLNFGGQNAELWCDGGELGFIKQMIYESAKYPMQCLWFTTLVSKSDNLKSIYKTLAKVHPAAIKTIDMAQGQKTSRFVAWSFLSEEQQENWKF, from the coding sequence ATGAAATCAATAAAAAATACCGAAAAGACAACTTTACATCCAAGAAATCTTCATCGATTTGGATATAACTTTGAACTATTAACACAAAACAATCCCGAATTAGGAAAATTTGTTTTTGTTAATAAACATGACATTGAAACAATCGATTTTAGTGATCCCCAAGCTGTAAAAACACTCAACCAAACCTTATTGCAAACGGATTACGGTATTCAAAATTGGGATATCCCAAAAGATTATCTTTGCCCGCCAATTCCCGGACGTGCTGATTATATTCATTATATCGCAGATTTGCTGGCTTTATCCAATAAAGGAAAAATTCCGGAAGGAGAAAATGTATTAGGACTTGACATTGGCGTAGGTTCAAATTGTATTTATCCTATTATTGGCAATGCAGTTTACGGCTGGAATTTTGTAGGCACCGATATTGACACAAAAGCTATCGAAAACTGCAGTAAAATTATTGAGACCAATCCAAAACTAATAGACGCTATCAGCTTACAGCAGCAAACGGAATCCCGTTTTATTTTTAAAAACATTATCACGTCCGAAGATCGGTTTACTTTTATAATCTGCAATCCCCCTTTTCATAATTCAGCCGAAGAAGCTCAAAAAAGCGCCACTCGAAAAGTAAATAACTTAAATCCTAAGGCACAAAAAACAGACAAACCTGTTTTAAACTTCGGTGGTCAAAATGCCGAATTATGGTGCGATGGTGGTGAACTAGGATTTATCAAACAAATGATTTATGAAAGTGCCAAATATCCTATGCAATGTTTATGGTTTACCACTTTAGTTTCTAAAAGCGATAATCTAAAAAGCATTTATAAAACATTAGCCAAAGTTCACCCCGCAGCTATAAAAACGATTGACATGGCTCAAGGCCAAAAAACAAGCCGTTTTGTTGCTTGGTCTTTTTTAAGCGAAGAACAACAAGAAAACTGGAAGTTTTAA
- a CDS encoding TerB family tellurite resistance protein: MGKHEDKINLLSEMIAFSVVDGRLHEREYQFVWIVAQELGISKNEFNDLFHQELPTGIIKSEFERVQQFYRLALLMHVDGILHPKEEEAIRQIAINMGLNPSATNRILRLMKESPNAMIPPQVLLGHFQEQHN, from the coding sequence ATGGGAAAACACGAAGATAAAATCAATTTGTTATCTGAAATGATTGCATTTTCAGTTGTTGACGGAAGACTGCATGAACGTGAATATCAATTTGTTTGGATTGTTGCCCAAGAATTAGGCATCAGTAAAAACGAGTTTAACGATTTATTTCATCAAGAATTGCCAACAGGAATTATTAAGTCTGAATTTGAGAGAGTTCAGCAATTTTACCGTTTGGCATTATTGATGCATGTTGATGGTATTTTACATCCAAAAGAGGAAGAAGCTATTCGCCAAATTGCTATTAACATGGGATTGAATCCAAGTGCTACGAATCGTATATTAAGGCTGATGAAAGAATCTCCCAATGCCATGATTCCGCCGCAAGTTTTATTGGGACATTTTCAGGAACAGCATAATTAA
- a CDS encoding thioredoxin-like domain-containing protein translates to MKKITLSFVLFFCLISAQAQSGHEIKINLKNCKDTVAYLAFYQFDKLYVADTCKKVVNGNIVFKGKKNLEKGVYFLLSQEKGNYFDFIIDEKSQKQQINSDKSNLVENLKAVNSKQNENFFNYIRLVSAKNKEFDSFKKSIKEQKKSDSTALLTKEFKLLNEVIQQNDLNYIAQNKGTYLSEMLNLKMEKVAKDIPKASNGRPDSIYSYKYYKKHFWDGVNFEDDAMLYNPFFANKIKQYFNTVVAQHPDSICVEIDRMMLKTKQDTKMNMLLLAYFTSTYEIPKIMGMDKVFVYMVDNYFKTGKAKGVYDDSVIKLIINRGNVLTPLQLGKTAPELYMIDIAGHDKIAKMGFDTAKTSEEITKIYYAYQLEIEKSYVTLSSIKADYLILLFWDVDCGHCQKEVPKILELYHDMLKEKKDVKVFGVYTQNDFDKYKKYIIDNKLDWINVYDGVHINNLKDKYDVVTTPVIYILDKNKAIKAKGIGSETIKSIITQMGKEYSKN, encoded by the coding sequence ATGAAGAAAATTACACTAAGTTTCGTTCTCTTTTTTTGTTTAATATCAGCTCAGGCTCAATCGGGGCATGAAATCAAAATAAATTTAAAGAATTGTAAAGATACTGTCGCATATCTTGCCTTTTATCAATTTGACAAACTGTATGTTGCTGATACCTGCAAAAAAGTGGTCAACGGAAATATTGTTTTCAAAGGAAAGAAGAATTTGGAAAAAGGGGTTTATTTTTTGCTCAGCCAGGAAAAGGGCAATTATTTTGATTTCATAATAGATGAGAAATCTCAAAAGCAACAAATCAATTCGGATAAATCCAATTTAGTCGAGAATTTGAAGGCTGTTAATTCTAAGCAAAACGAAAATTTCTTTAACTATATTCGTTTGGTTTCTGCCAAAAATAAAGAATTTGACAGTTTTAAAAAATCAATAAAAGAACAAAAAAAATCAGATTCGACAGCGCTTTTGACCAAGGAATTCAAACTCTTGAATGAGGTTATTCAGCAAAATGATTTGAATTATATTGCTCAAAATAAAGGAACGTATCTTTCTGAAATGCTCAATTTGAAGATGGAGAAAGTTGCTAAGGATATTCCGAAAGCTTCAAACGGCAGACCCGACAGTATTTATTCTTATAAGTACTATAAAAAACATTTTTGGGATGGAGTCAATTTTGAGGACGATGCCATGTTATATAATCCCTTTTTTGCCAATAAAATAAAACAATATTTCAATACAGTTGTTGCTCAGCATCCTGATTCAATTTGTGTGGAGATTGATAGGATGATGTTAAAAACAAAGCAAGACACTAAAATGAATATGCTTTTATTGGCCTATTTTACTTCGACATACGAAATACCAAAAATTATGGGCATGGACAAAGTGTTTGTCTATATGGTCGATAATTATTTCAAAACAGGAAAAGCCAAAGGTGTATATGATGACAGTGTAATCAAACTAATCATAAACAGGGGGAACGTTTTGACGCCTCTGCAGCTTGGAAAAACGGCTCCCGAACTTTATATGATTGATATTGCTGGACATGATAAAATTGCAAAAATGGGTTTTGATACCGCAAAAACAAGCGAAGAAATCACCAAAATCTATTATGCCTATCAGCTGGAAATCGAAAAATCTTATGTGACTTTATCAAGTATCAAAGCCGATTATTTAATACTGCTTTTTTGGGATGTGGACTGCGGGCACTGCCAAAAAGAAGTGCCAAAAATCTTGGAACTGTACCATGATATGTTGAAAGAAAAGAAAGATGTAAAAGTTTTCGGAGTTTACACCCAAAATGATTTCGATAAATATAAAAAATACATCATTGATAATAAACTGGATTGGATTAATGTTTATGACGGCGTCCATATCAATAATCTCAAGGATAAATACGATGTTGTGACAACGCCTGTGATTTATATACTCGACAAAAATAAAGCCATCAAAGCCAAAGGAATTGGTTCTGAAACGATAAAAAGCATTATTACCCAAATGGGAAAAGAATATTCTAAAAATTAA
- a CDS encoding alpha/beta hydrolase — protein sequence MKLFFLIPLFLFLSKTNAQERTASKQVSAFTIEAPQLKTSRKIWLYLPKNYETSTKKYPVIYMHDAQNLFDAKTSFAGEWNVDEKLDSLNAQVIVVGIENGGEKRIDELTPYKNAKYGGGETDKYLEFIINTLKPEIDKKYRTKPNAKNTTIMGSSLGGLTSFYAVIKYPEVFGKAGVFSPAFWINRKEINDLTSNSKKLKAKIYFLCGDSEGDDDSMVKDLNNIELLLNTNRCYCLHLNKKVIVKGGHHNEKLWRDGFTNAVLWLGY from the coding sequence TTGAAATTATTTTTTCTTATCCCATTATTTTTATTTCTTAGTAAAACAAATGCTCAAGAAAGGACTGCTTCCAAACAGGTTTCCGCTTTTACCATCGAAGCGCCACAATTGAAAACAAGCCGAAAAATTTGGCTGTACTTGCCCAAAAATTATGAAACTTCAACCAAAAAATACCCTGTCATTTACATGCATGATGCTCAAAATTTATTTGATGCTAAGACTTCTTTTGCGGGAGAATGGAATGTCGATGAAAAACTCGACAGCTTGAACGCTCAAGTAATAGTGGTGGGTATTGAAAATGGCGGAGAAAAGCGCATAGACGAATTAACTCCCTATAAAAATGCAAAATATGGCGGTGGAGAAACTGATAAATATCTTGAATTTATTATAAACACTTTAAAACCAGAAATCGATAAAAAATACAGAACAAAGCCTAATGCCAAAAATACCACTATTATGGGAAGTTCTTTGGGTGGTTTGACTTCATTTTATGCTGTTATAAAATATCCTGAAGTTTTTGGAAAAGCGGGCGTTTTTTCTCCTGCTTTCTGGATTAATCGAAAAGAAATAAATGATCTAACCTCGAATAGCAAAAAACTAAAAGCTAAAATTTATTTTCTCTGCGGAGATTCAGAAGGAGATGACGACAGTATGGTTAAAGACCTTAACAACATCGAACTTTTACTAAATACCAACCGCTGTTATTGTTTGCACCTCAACAAAAAAGTAATCGTAAAAGGAGGGCATCACAACGAAAAACTATGGAGGGACGGTTTTACAAATGCTGTTCTTTGGTTGGGTTATTGA